Proteins co-encoded in one Nicotiana sylvestris chromosome 7, ASM39365v2, whole genome shotgun sequence genomic window:
- the LOC138872823 gene encoding uncharacterized protein: MYMMLPYMVSGMWDKLFEILPEDLAVHILEKIKPPSTMQVLDRPFWMLETRGYFSVKSAWEYTRRRDEPRIAYRMIWVTACHQNVGVVYSLMKNLFSTCFFRSETAKTTWKYFLSREGIDVEGLTLHQAITKCWTANVCLRLKPVMQALPSCVVWELWKRRNSMKYGEAVTTSRVIYQVSSNLQALVKVRKPGMDMVPHKWQDLLARMENFTPKLKVTKIIWEFPSAGWLKVNTDGASRGNPGRSSIGFCIRNENGDIVKSVGKEIEETTNTVAEAKAMVEALRFCRFQQYSHVWLQTNSMVLKKIMDGIWKPPRIISEQVEEMMQLMNEGNYTVTHIHREGNRLADRLANYALDHGEIECQQFWHLDEKGRRLVNEDKMQCPSLRVKVDRR, from the exons ATGTACATGATGTTACCTTATATGGTGAGTGGTATGTGGGACAAGCTATTTGAAATACTTCCTGAAGACTTAGCAGTACACATTCTGGAGAAAATCAAACCACCTTCAACCATGCAGGTTCTTGACAGGCCTTTTTGGATGCTGGAAACAAGAGGATATTTCAGTGTTAAGTCAGCATGGGAGTATACGAGAAGAAGAGACGAACCAAGAATAGCTTATAGAATGATTTGG GTTACTGCATGCCATCAAAATGTTGGTGTTGTGTACAGCCTGATGAAGAATCTCTTCAGCACTTGTTTTTTTAGATCAGAAACTGCAAAGACAACTTGGAAGTATTTTCTATCGAGGGAAGGAATAGATGTGGAGGGACTTACATTGCACCAAGCAATCACAAAATGTTGGACTGCAAATGTGTGCTTAAGGTTAAAACCAGTAATGCAAGCACTCCCCTCATGCGTAGTCTGGGAACtttggaaaagaagaaatagtatGAAGTATGGGGAGGCGGTGACAACTAGCAGGGTGATTTATCAAGTTTCATCAAATCTCCAGGCATTAGTGAAAGTGAGAAAGCCTGGGATGGACATGGTACCTCACAAATGGCAAGATCTATTAGCTAGGATGGAAAATTTCACTCCTAAACTTAAGGTTACAAAAATCATATGGGAATTTCCAAGTGCAGGATGGCTAAAAGTTAATACGGATGGTGCATCGAGGGGAAATCCAGGCAGGAGCTCAATAGGTTTTTGTATAAGAAATGAAAATGGTGACATAGTCAAGTCAGTAGGGAAAGAGATTGAGGAGACAACAAACACAGTAGCTGAAGCGAAGGCCATGGTAGAAGCACTAAGGTTCTGCAGGTTTCAACAATACTCTCATGTATGGCTTCAAACTAACTCAATGGTATTAAAAAAGATAATGGATGGGATCTGGAAACCACCACGGATCATATCTGAGCAGGTAGAGGAAATGATGCAACTAATGAATGAGGGCAATTACACAGTTACTCATATTCATAGGGAGGGCAACAGGTTGGCTGATCGTTTGGCTAATTATGCTTTAGATCATGGAGAAATAGAATGCCAACAATTCTGGCATCTAGATGAAAAGGGAAGGAGGTTGGTTAATGAAGATAAGATGCAATGTCCAAGTCTAAGGGTGAAGGTGGACAGGAGATAA
- the LOC138872822 gene encoding secreted RxLR effector protein 161-like — protein sequence MVQDDISNAVDHNDDNLKTYEEAIQGSNNEIWQMDVKTAFLIGTGITLSREDCSKTPEERERMSKITYASAVGTIMYTMTCTCPDVAYALGVTKRYQANPSEEHWKVVKTILKYLRRTKHQFLIYPDSELKLEGYTDASFSSDRDDSKSISGYVFTLNGGAVSWKSSKQARVADSVIEAEYIAASEATKEVVWMKRF from the exons ATGGTACAAGATGATATATCAAATGCggttgatcataatgatgataACCTTAAGACCTATGAAGAGGCGATACAAGGTTCTAACAATGAAatatggcaaatggatgtgaaaacagcTTTCCTTATCG gcactggaattactctcagtagggaGGATTGTTCTAAAACACCTGAAGAGAGAGAACGCATGAGTAAGATCACATACGCTAGTGCAGTGGGAActatcatgtataccatgacatgtacatgtcctgatgtggcttatgcacttggagtgactaAACGATATCAGGCAAATCCTAGTGAGGAACATTGGAAGGTAgtgaagaccattcttaagtacttaagaagaaCTAAACACCAATTCCTCATATATCCagattctgagttgaaacttgaaggttatactgatgcaagtttctcttcagatagagatgatagcaaatctatttctggttatgtattcaccttaaatggtggtgcagtgagttggaaaagttccaaacaagctaGAGTAGCTGACTCAGTGAttgaagcagaatatatagcagCTAGTGAAGCTACTAAGGAAGTTGTATGGATGAAAAGGTTCTAA